TAATTTTTAAAGAAATTAATTATGAATTTGTTAGTGGAAAAGTTTACGGATTTTCCGGAAGAAACGGTTCGGGTAAATCCACATTGGTTAAAATTGCTTCCGGGCTCATTTCACCAACAAAGGGCAAAGTAATTCATAAAGATTCTGAAAAAGAAATTATTCCGGAAAAACTTCACAACCATATTGGATTTGTTTCACCATATTTGGTTTTATATGATGAATTTAATGCCGAAGAAAATCTTTATCATTTTTCTAAAATCCGCGGGATTAAATTTGATAAAGAAAGAGCAGATTATTTATTGAATGAATTTGAATTACTTCAGCGCAAGAAAGATTTACTAAAAGGTTATTCAAGTGGAATGAAGCAAAGAATGAAATTTATTTTTGCACTTTTACATTCACCCAAAGTTTTATTTTTTGATGAACCAACTT
The nucleotide sequence above comes from Ignavibacteriota bacterium. Encoded proteins:
- a CDS encoding ABC transporter ATP-binding protein; the encoded protein is MSNSSLSFQNISKTFGRRLIFKEINYEFVSGKVYGFSGRNGSGKSTLVKIASGLISPTKGKVIHKDSEKEIIPEKLHNHIGFVSPYLVLYDEFNAEENLYHFSKIRGIKFDKERADYLLNEFELLQRKKDLLKGYSSGMKQRMKFIFALLHSPKVLFFDEPTSNLDISGKEKVYEIIDNESKNNLVIIASNEEHDLALCNEVLEIENFK